In Miscanthus floridulus cultivar M001 chromosome 5, ASM1932011v1, whole genome shotgun sequence, one genomic interval encodes:
- the LOC136450180 gene encoding late embryogenesis abundant protein Lea14-A-like, whose product MAGDWTGCSGTSARCWTSSRRSVAAAAAQDKALVGFRISTAIPVMHEHAQAQAHHVPRSPPRIKAGAFLSCLLSRFPFPFPPPSASRDTPPPAARSKFPNSPNMSGAEEERSGAAATEAGGEEERRERSVGLVAGLVDKAKDFVVEKVTQIPKPEAALDRVSFRSISREGVELHSHVDISNPYSHRIPICEITYTFKSAGKVIVSGTMADPGWIAASGSTKLELPVKVPYDFIVTLMKDLGGDWDIDYLLEVGLTIDLPVIGAFTIPLTTEGEIKLPTFRDLLF is encoded by the exons ATGGCTGGCGATTGGACGGGGTGCTCCGGAACCTCGGCGCGTTGCTGGACCTCCTCTCGGCGTtccgtggctgctgctgctgctcaag ACAAGGCCTTAGTTGGGTTTCGGATATCCACTGCTATTCCGGTGATGCATGAGCATGCTCAGGCACAGGCGCACCACGTCCCGCGTTCTCCGCCTCGCATAAAGGCCGGCGCCTTCCTCTCCTGTCTCCTCTCACGGTTCCCCTTCCCATTTCCGCCTCCGTCCGCGTCGAGGGACACACCGCCTCCGGCCGCGCGCAGCAAGTTCCCCAATTCCCCAAACATGAGCGGGGCAGAGGAGGAGAGATCCGGCGCCGCCGCCACGGAAgcgggaggggaggaggagagACGGGAGAGGAGCGTCGGCCTCGTGGCCGGCCTCGTGGACAAGGCCAAGGACTTCGTGGTGGAGAAGGTGACGCAGATCCCCAAGCCCGAGGCGGCGCTGGATCGCGTCTCCTTCCGGAGCATCAGCCGCGAGGGCGTCGAGCTGCACAGCCACGTCGACATCAGCAACCCCTACTCGCACCGCATCCCCATATGCGAGATCACCTACACCTTCAAGAGCGCCGGCAA GGTGATAGTGTCGGGCACGATGGCCGACCCCGGGTGGATCGCGGCGAGCGGCAGCACCAAGCTGGAGCTGCCGGTGAAGGTGCCGTACGACTTCATTGTGACGCTGATGAAGGATCTGGGAGGGGACTGGGACATCGACTACCTGCTGGAGGTGGGGCTCACCATCGACCTCCCCGTCATCGGCGCCTTCACTATCCCGCTCACCACCGAGGGCGAGATCAAGCTCCCCACCTTCCGGGACTTATTGTTCTAA
- the LOC136454880 gene encoding uncharacterized protein has translation MDDGNFRQWRSFFDLTFQKFGLVNHIDGTVDAPAMIDDPEWLQVDSCIVSWLYSTVSKDIWSDVYKPRSNAYTAWTAITGQFLDNSLQRAIYAQQEFHSLFQGNMSIDEYCGRLKRLADTLYDCGAAVSDSALVINTLRGLNNKFSQAIAVLSTMKPPSTFLYTKSYLLQEEHRIKHSLQMEAQTALLAARDTPPTTKSASAPPPPSPTVSGATGGDRRKKRKAENRQRQSASDGNNSTPAPPPQWPAPYNPWQGVVQAWPLNAWRPGVLAPRPGAPPPSAMTAFAAPPPQHDAGTLPPCLYSALNNMSLNASAGSSNDWFLDTCASSHMASHPGSSHQDGTPPM, from the exons ATGGATGACGGCAACTTCCGGCAATGGCGCTCCTTCTTCGACCTCACCTTCCAGAAGTTCGGCCTCGTCAACCACATCGACGGCACCGTCGATGCGCCCGCCATGATCGATGATCCCGAGTGGCTGCAGGTGGATTCGTGCATCGTCTCGTGGTTGTACTCTACGGTGTCCAAGGACATCTGGAGCGACGTCTACAAGCCACGCAGCAACGCCTACACCGCCTGGACCGCCATCACCGGTCAGTTCCTCGACAACAGTCTGCAGCGCGCCATCTACGCCCAGCAAGAGTTCCACAGCCTGTTCCAGGGCAACATGTCGATCGACGAGTACTGCGGCCGCCTCAAGCGTCTCGCCGACACCCTCTATGATTGCGGCGCCGCCGTCTCCGACTCGGCGCTCGTCATCAACACTCTTCGTGGGCTGAACAACAAATTCAGCCAAGCTATCGCCGTGCTCTCCACCATGAAGCCGCCGTCGACGTTCCTCTACACCAAGTCGTACCTGCTGCAGGAGGAGCACCGCATCAAGCACTCCCTGCAGATGGAGGCACAGACGGCACTCCTTGCCGCTCGCGACACGCCACCCACCACCAAGTCTGCGTCGGCTCCTCCACCGCCCAGCCCCACCGTCTCTGGCGCCACTGGCGGTGACCGTCGCAAGAAGCGCAAGGCGGAAAACCGTCAACGTCAGTCTGCGTCCGACGGGAACAACTCCACTCCCGCCCCGCCACCGCAGTGGCCCGCCCCCTACAACCCGTGGCAAGgggtggttcaggcatggccgcTCAATGCCTGGCGACCGGGCGTTCTCGCTCCCCGCCCCGGTGCCCCTCCTCCTTCGGCCATGACGGcgttcgccgcgccgccgccacagcaCGACGCGGGCACTCTGCCGCCCTGTCTCTACTCCGCGCTCAACAACATGTCGCTGAACGCATCTGCTGGCAGCTCCAACGATTGGTTCCTCGACACATGCGCATCATCACACATGGCTTCCCATCCTG GATCTTCGCACCAGGATGGCACTCCTCCGATGTGA